From Carettochelys insculpta isolate YL-2023 chromosome 3, ASM3395843v1, whole genome shotgun sequence, a single genomic window includes:
- the MARCKS gene encoding myristoylated alanine-rich C-kinase substrate: protein MGAQFSKTPAKGEAAAEKPGEAVAASPSKANGQENGHVKVNGDASPAAAEAGKEEVQANGSAPAEETAKEEPASSEPASEKEGTEAESPEPASPAEGEPSSKAEEGATPSSSSETPKKKKKRFSFKKSFKLSGFSFKKNKKEAGEGAEGEGAAAASAEGGKEEAAAAPEAASSEEGKPAQEEPCAAAASGAEAAKEETGDSQAAKAEEPAPEKPAGEEAKAAEEQKPEAKAEEAPVASAPCAPTEAPSTEQEAPKVEEPALPTQEAPSESSPEAPPAESAE, encoded by the exons ATGGGTGCTCAGTTCTCCAAGACTCCTGCAAAAGGCGAAGCCGCTGCTGAGAAACCTGGGGAAGCAGTAGCTGCATCTCCTTCTAAGGCGAATGGACAG GAAAATGGGCACGTCAAGGTGAACGGCGACGCCTCCCCAGCCGCTGCGGAGGCAGGCAAGGAGGAGGTCCAGGCCAATGGCAGCGCGCCTGCGGAGGAGACAGCGAAGGAAGAGCCAGCCTCTTCCGAGCCGGCCTCTGAGAAGGAGGGAACGGAAGCCGAGAGCCCCGAGCCCGCCTCGCCCGCCGAGGGCGAGCCCTCTTCTAAGGCGGAGGAGGGAGCGACCCCTTCCTCCAGCAGCGAGACcccgaaaaaaaaaaagaagcgcTTTTCCTTCAAAAAGTCCTTTAAGCTGAGCGGCTTCtcctttaaaaagaacaaaaaggagGCGGGCGAGGGGGCGGAGGGCGAgggggccgccgccgcctccgCAGAGGGCGGGAAGGAGGAAGCGGCTGCTGCCCCCGAGGCTGCGAGCAGCGAGGAGGGCAAGCCTGCCCAGGAGGAGCCCTGCGCTGCAGCCGCTAGCGGCGCGGAGGCGGCAAAGGAGGAGACTGGTGACTCTCAGGCAGCCAAAGCCGAGGAGCCGGCACCGGAGAAGCCCGCGGGAGAAGAGGCCAAGGCCGCTGAAGAGCAAAAGCCCGAGGCTAAAGCAGAAGAGGCACCCGTTGCCTCTGCCCCATGCGCTCCCACTGAGGCCCCCTCCACTGAACAAGAGGCACCCAAAGTAGAAGAACCAGCACTTCCTACGCAGGAAGCCCCCTCCGAGTCTAGTCCAGAAGCCCCCCCAGCTGAGTCGGCAGAGTAA